A window of Paenibacillus polygoni contains these coding sequences:
- a CDS encoding leucine-rich repeat domain-containing protein — MKRAITIVLAFLITMGWGGQGAYLYAAERGLVTDPYLDNGLKMILNKAQDEELTVSDLEKLTVIDLPSAGIRSLSGLEHAVHLTHLRIPYNQVEDLSPLKEITTLREIDVTNNYVSSIESLEKNTQMERLIVSNNAITSLGVTRNFPRLHTLYAGGNQITSLDGLSGAASLRALDINFNKIESLEPLVNMTSLKELLASANLIKDISVLTKLENLQNLDLNQNQITNATYINELPRSLVSLKLAHNPLSNIDELQNMSHLVNLEILDLSGLQLDSLAPIQDLQQLTDLSASDNQITSLEPLENLKLLTNIDVSKNLIFNLEPLQRLRHIQSLNLSSNLVWDLKPIQNHQFTYIRQESSGEPPYYGLNLKDNYLDLTYGSDTWSLFTELGGNPEDVTPQGKYQRLQEGSKTAYMGDGAYSLQVAPFLEKGRIYVPLRFISEQLGADVTWDQKKKEITIQKNDTFIQWTAHNRQVKVNGKITLYDAPLMLKDGVTCIPLRFVSEKLGTKIGYINNSKTTLIFTDK; from the coding sequence ATGAAGAGAGCAATAACCATTGTACTTGCGTTTTTAATTACGATGGGCTGGGGAGGACAGGGCGCATATCTATATGCTGCGGAGCGAGGTCTAGTAACAGACCCTTACTTGGACAATGGTCTCAAGATGATCCTAAATAAAGCACAAGATGAGGAACTTACAGTAAGTGATTTGGAAAAATTAACGGTGATTGACCTTCCTTCTGCGGGAATCCGAAGTCTTTCCGGGCTGGAACATGCGGTTCACCTCACACATCTGCGGATTCCATATAACCAGGTCGAGGATTTGTCACCGCTTAAAGAGATTACAACCCTGCGGGAAATCGATGTTACGAATAACTATGTCAGTTCCATAGAGTCGCTTGAGAAAAACACACAGATGGAACGACTTATTGTAAGCAATAATGCCATTACATCACTCGGTGTGACACGTAACTTTCCAAGGTTGCATACTCTTTATGCTGGAGGGAACCAGATCACAAGTCTAGATGGTCTGTCAGGAGCAGCATCCTTACGTGCGCTAGACATCAATTTTAACAAAATTGAAAGTCTAGAACCTTTAGTAAACATGACATCATTAAAGGAACTGCTGGCTTCCGCTAACCTAATCAAAGATATATCCGTTCTTACCAAGCTTGAAAATTTGCAAAATCTCGATCTTAATCAGAACCAGATAACAAATGCAACCTACATAAATGAATTACCTAGATCCCTTGTCAGTCTGAAGCTTGCACATAATCCTTTGTCCAATATAGACGAGCTGCAAAATATGAGTCATCTTGTGAATCTTGAGATTCTAGATCTGTCAGGCTTACAGCTAGACAGCCTTGCTCCTATTCAAGATCTACAGCAGCTTACGGACCTAAGTGCCTCTGATAATCAGATAACTAGCCTAGAACCACTGGAGAATTTAAAATTACTAACGAATATCGATGTGTCCAAGAATCTAATTTTTAATCTTGAACCGTTACAGCGTTTGCGCCATATACAGAGTTTAAATCTATCCAGTAATCTAGTTTGGGATCTGAAGCCGATCCAGAATCATCAGTTTACCTATATACGGCAAGAATCCTCAGGAGAACCTCCTTATTACGGGCTTAATCTAAAAGATAATTATCTTGATCTAACTTATGGATCAGATACTTGGAGTTTGTTCACTGAGCTTGGAGGGAACCCAGAAGACGTGACTCCGCAGGGGAAATACCAGCGACTTCAGGAAGGATCAAAAACAGCTTATATGGGGGATGGGGCTTATTCACTTCAAGTTGCTCCTTTTCTTGAGAAAGGACGTATTTATGTGCCCCTTCGTTTTATATCTGAGCAGCTTGGAGCCGATGTTACATGGGATCAAAAGAAGAAAGAGATAACCATTCAGAAGAATGATACCTTCATCCAGTGGACTGCTCATAATAGACAAGTGAAGGTAAATGGCAAGATTACACTCTATGATGCGCCGCTAATGTTAAAGGATGGAGTGACCTGTATTCCCCTCCGATTTGTATCGGAAAAGCTGGGAACGAAAATCGGCTATATAAACAACTCAAAAACAACCCTTATCTTTACGGATAAGTAA
- a CDS encoding multicopper oxidase domain-containing protein, whose product MRKIFNKFLYICSVSLLLALLLLPVMSPLFHEPAQAIPSSTAADPEQKNEIPAVKQFHLYATDGTLALPDGTSVYVWGYSEKNEKGSATYPAPALTVNEGDQVEVTLTNIGTAKKGIKRVGHTIHFHGLDTDQANDGVPHTSKDLLVGESFSYQFQATHAGTYFYHCHVDTVEHLQMGMTGAFIVQAKDGAKAAWTSGPGFTKEYTFMLNEIDPVWHKAVEEGKKYDRTTFHPTYFTINGKAYPDTEKDPATMIDGKLGDKVLVRLINTGYQAHAMHLHGFHFEVIASDGRPLASPLMKDTVNVGPGERYDLLITFDQDGSYPFHSHNITDNTNNGIYPGGMHTMVQVTKDGKTPQGTNHHQHTATLPEEIREGNIVVISDMRYSIPELKVKQGTTVTWINNDPMFHTVTSIDDQFDSRHIEPGKQYSYTFQEKGTFPYYCATHPSMEASVIVE is encoded by the coding sequence ATGAGAAAAATATTCAATAAATTTCTATATATATGTTCTGTTTCCCTGCTATTAGCCCTGTTGCTTCTTCCTGTGATGAGCCCTTTATTTCATGAGCCTGCCCAGGCGATTCCTTCTTCTACTGCCGCAGACCCTGAGCAAAAGAATGAAATACCTGCTGTTAAACAATTTCATCTCTATGCTACAGATGGCACTCTTGCACTGCCGGACGGTACTTCCGTTTATGTATGGGGTTATAGTGAGAAAAATGAGAAAGGATCGGCAACTTATCCTGCCCCTGCCTTGACGGTTAACGAAGGTGATCAAGTAGAAGTTACTCTTACTAATATCGGCACTGCCAAGAAAGGAATAAAGAGGGTAGGCCATACCATTCATTTTCATGGATTAGATACGGATCAGGCGAATGATGGTGTTCCTCATACCTCAAAAGATTTGCTCGTAGGAGAAAGCTTCTCCTATCAATTTCAGGCTACACATGCGGGGACTTATTTCTATCACTGTCATGTTGATACGGTAGAACACTTGCAGATGGGCATGACAGGTGCATTTATTGTACAAGCAAAAGATGGAGCAAAAGCAGCTTGGACGAGCGGTCCTGGCTTTACGAAAGAGTATACTTTTATGCTGAACGAGATTGACCCTGTGTGGCACAAAGCTGTGGAAGAAGGTAAGAAGTATGATCGAACCACCTTCCATCCCACCTACTTCACCATCAATGGGAAGGCCTATCCGGATACAGAGAAAGACCCAGCAACCATGATAGATGGAAAACTCGGAGACAAGGTGCTCGTACGCCTCATTAATACAGGGTATCAAGCTCACGCTATGCATCTGCATGGATTTCATTTTGAAGTGATTGCTTCCGATGGAAGACCGCTGGCTTCGCCGCTGATGAAAGACACCGTTAATGTTGGGCCTGGAGAACGATACGATCTGCTTATTACCTTCGATCAAGATGGCTCCTATCCTTTCCATAGCCATAACATTACCGACAATACGAACAATGGCATTTACCCGGGCGGGATGCATACGATGGTCCAAGTCACTAAGGATGGGAAAACACCGCAAGGGACAAACCATCATCAGCATACAGCTACCCTTCCTGAAGAAATCAGAGAGGGAAATATCGTTGTTATAAGCGATATGCGTTACTCCATTCCCGAACTCAAAGTAAAGCAAGGGACCACTGTCACTTGGATAAACAACGATCCTATGTTTCACACCGTGACTTCAATAGATGATCAATTTGATTCTCGTCATATTGAACCTGGCAAGCAGTACTCCTATACTTTTCAGGAAAAAGGAACTTTCCCTTATTACTGTGCTACGCATCCTAGTATGGAGGCAAGTGTGATTGTGGAATAA
- a CDS encoding response regulator transcription factor, with the protein MFKILLIEDDATLFNEIKERLAQWSYHVYGIQDFDQVFQEFTAIKPDLVIIDIQLPKFDGFHWCRIIRSHSNVPIIFLSSRDHPTDMVMSMQLGADDFVQKPFHFDVLIAKIQATLRRVYNYNTERIELRTWRGATIEYVKNTISNEQGSIDLTKNEMFILKILTEHKNQIVSREKLIQNLWDHEHFVSDNTLTVNVNRLRKKLETIGLGIYIETKVGQGYIATEEVSV; encoded by the coding sequence TTGTTTAAAATATTACTTATTGAAGATGATGCAACCCTTTTTAATGAAATCAAGGAACGACTTGCTCAGTGGTCATATCATGTATATGGAATACAGGATTTTGATCAGGTATTTCAAGAGTTTACAGCAATAAAACCAGACCTTGTCATCATTGATATCCAGCTTCCGAAATTTGATGGTTTTCACTGGTGCCGGATTATTCGGTCACACTCGAATGTGCCGATTATTTTTCTCTCCTCCAGGGATCACCCAACCGATATGGTTATGTCCATGCAGCTCGGTGCCGATGATTTTGTACAGAAGCCGTTTCACTTTGATGTGCTGATCGCCAAAATACAGGCTACCCTGCGGCGGGTTTATAATTATAATACTGAGCGCATTGAACTGCGGACCTGGCGCGGAGCCACCATCGAGTACGTCAAAAATACAATCTCTAATGAGCAAGGATCGATCGACCTTACTAAAAATGAAATGTTCATTCTCAAAATTTTAACCGAGCATAAAAACCAGATTGTCAGCAGAGAAAAACTCATCCAAAACTTATGGGATCATGAACACTTTGTCAGCGATAATACCCTGACGGTAAACGTGAATCGGCTGCGTAAGAAACTTGAAACGATTGGCCTGGGTATCTATATTGAGACAAAAGTGGGACAAGGATATATCGCTACGGAAGAGGTCAGCGTATGA
- a CDS encoding sensor histidine kinase: protein MIWTFLKERRTWLLLLLSIQLIILFISYIDNTIPFMSMLYIVLLLTLLCTCFVVLRYTKETKFYANMKNWDHTYDLAELRSADSPFEQIVLDAVTLQTERYKRETSHHYMLLEQEKDELLSWIHEVKTPLTAMQLMIDRLPDETLQRQLMYEWLRIHHLLDQQLHQKRIPFIQNDLYIEVSELEPIIYQEIRALKSWCIQKGIGFDVSLTETSVLTDAKWLGFILRQLITNAVKYSASSDILIESSRLDDHVVLTIQDAGRGIDPKDLPRIYERGFTSTTHHEDSASTGMGLYLAKQVADSLHICMNVSSVLGEGTTFTLTFPRKNEFVRITGM from the coding sequence ATGATCTGGACCTTTCTTAAAGAACGCAGAACTTGGCTTCTTCTTTTATTGTCTATACAGCTAATCATTCTGTTTATTTCCTATATCGATAATACAATTCCGTTTATGTCCATGCTCTACATTGTTCTTCTTCTCACTCTCCTGTGCACCTGCTTTGTGGTGCTGAGATACACGAAAGAGACGAAATTCTATGCAAATATGAAGAATTGGGACCACACTTATGATCTAGCTGAATTACGTAGTGCGGACAGTCCTTTTGAGCAGATTGTTCTGGACGCTGTCACTTTACAGACCGAACGTTACAAACGCGAAACTTCTCATCACTATATGCTCCTTGAACAGGAAAAGGACGAGCTGCTCTCCTGGATCCATGAAGTAAAAACACCGCTGACGGCAATGCAACTGATGATCGACCGGCTTCCCGATGAGACCCTGCAAAGACAACTGATGTATGAGTGGCTGCGAATTCATCACCTGCTCGACCAGCAGCTGCACCAGAAGCGAATTCCTTTTATTCAAAATGATCTCTATATTGAAGTTTCTGAACTGGAGCCTATCATCTACCAAGAAATTCGGGCCTTGAAATCCTGGTGTATTCAAAAAGGAATCGGTTTTGATGTTTCTCTGACAGAAACGAGTGTACTGACCGATGCCAAATGGCTTGGCTTTATCCTAAGACAGCTGATTACCAATGCAGTAAAATACAGTGCATCCTCCGATATTCTTATTGAGAGTTCACGCCTAGATGATCATGTTGTACTCACAATCCAAGATGCAGGCAGAGGAATTGATCCAAAAGACCTGCCTCGTATTTATGAGCGAGGATTTACTTCCACAACGCATCATGAAGACAGCGCCTCTACGGGAATGGGCTTATATTTGGCAAAACAAGTGGCGGATTCCTTACATATTTGTATGAACGTTTCTTCTGTACTTGGAGAAGGTACGACTTTTACTTTGACCTTCCCCAGAAAAAATGAATTTGTTCGTATTACGGGCATGTGA
- a CDS encoding ABC transporter ATP-binding protein, which yields MIILEASKIHKTYGNKFNKQEVLKGIDLRVNKGEFVSIMGASGSGKTTLLNVLSSIDRVSQGTIQIEGKDFTAMKEKQLAEFRKHHLGFIFQEYNLLDTLTVRENVLLPLSIKNVSKKEANEKFQNIASELGIYELKDKYPSEISGGQKQRTSAARAFIHDPSIIFADEPTGALDSKSASDLLNKLSDMNEKHQATIIMVTHDPVAASYCSRVVFIKDGQIYTQLNKGEESRQSFFNDIIKTQGVLGGVQE from the coding sequence TTGATCATACTTGAAGCAAGTAAAATTCATAAAACATACGGGAATAAATTCAACAAACAAGAAGTCCTCAAAGGCATAGACCTTCGAGTTAATAAAGGGGAATTCGTAAGCATTATGGGAGCTTCGGGTTCGGGTAAAACAACCCTGCTGAACGTCCTTTCATCCATTGACCGGGTAAGCCAAGGAACGATTCAGATTGAGGGCAAAGACTTTACAGCGATGAAGGAAAAACAGCTGGCAGAGTTCCGCAAACATCATCTGGGCTTTATTTTTCAGGAGTATAACTTACTGGACACACTGACAGTTCGGGAAAACGTACTGCTGCCGCTGTCCATCAAGAATGTATCCAAAAAAGAAGCGAACGAAAAGTTTCAGAACATTGCTTCTGAGCTTGGAATCTATGAGCTGAAGGATAAATATCCGAGCGAAATTTCAGGCGGCCAAAAGCAGCGCACCTCTGCAGCAAGGGCCTTTATCCATGATCCGAGTATTATTTTTGCTGATGAACCAACGGGCGCTCTCGATTCCAAGTCCGCTTCGGATCTGCTCAATAAACTGAGCGACATGAATGAGAAACACCAAGCGACAATTATTATGGTGACGCATGATCCGGTAGCAGCCAGTTACTGCAGCCGAGTTGTCTTTATCAAGGACGGCCAGATCTATACTCAGCTTAATAAAGGGGAAGAATCAAGACAATCTTTCTTTAATGACATTATTAAAACACAAGGCGTGCTGGGCGGTGTTCAAGAGTGA
- a CDS encoding FtsX-like permease family protein — protein sequence MNLNYLIFRNLKKNIKNYYLYVFALIFSVALYFSFVTLQYDPAMDEAAGSVKGGAAIGAASVLLVAIVAIFLLYANTIFIKRRSKEIGLFQLIGLTKGKIFQILSAENLILYFGSMVVGIASGFAVSRLVLMILFKILQVDEIAKLRFSTEALSQTIMVFAAIYLLIMVMNYLFIKRQSILSLFRVTSSTQQRVQKMSVWEIIMGLLGLALIIIGYYVSSQLFGGKFTEMNQLMIGMLFILASVIIGTYLFYKGSVSFIFNLIRKHRKGYLSISEVLSLSSIMFRMKSNALLLTIITTVSALAIGLLSLSYISYYSADSTAKNSVPNDFSFSTVETKDKFLTELTNQQIAYKETFREPVMLKFDISHILIGDNTISSSLKDSFVIPVISKSQAGSIDVKPGEVQFAGYTGAISSFMTLKDKGEVTLLGPTKSQTLQLTGMNEESLLSYYYSGGMPTAIVDDSVYEEFREEYDSEYQSEYNSAYYGIDITDRSKLSAANDIFHAQGFDSQSSSHLGLSQLDMKLAQIENMGLIMFIVGFLGLTFLITSGCILYFKQMDESEEERQNYTILRKLGFTQGNLLRGIQYKQLFNFGIPLMVGLCHSYFAVKSGWFFFGTEMLTPMILVMVVYTVLYSIFGILSVLYYKKVIKESL from the coding sequence GTGAACCTTAACTACCTGATCTTTCGCAACTTAAAGAAAAATATTAAAAATTATTATTTATATGTCTTTGCTCTTATTTTTAGCGTAGCCCTATACTTTTCATTTGTTACGCTTCAGTACGATCCTGCGATGGATGAGGCAGCCGGGTCAGTAAAAGGAGGCGCTGCAATCGGTGCTGCCTCTGTCCTACTTGTCGCTATTGTTGCTATATTCTTGCTGTATGCAAATACGATCTTTATTAAACGGCGCAGTAAAGAAATCGGATTATTTCAGCTGATTGGTCTCACGAAAGGAAAGATATTTCAAATCCTCAGTGCTGAGAATCTCATTCTTTATTTTGGCTCCATGGTCGTCGGTATTGCGTCTGGATTTGCGGTTTCCCGCTTGGTGCTGATGATTCTGTTCAAAATCCTCCAAGTCGATGAAATTGCAAAACTGCGTTTTTCTACAGAGGCACTTTCTCAAACGATTATGGTGTTCGCAGCGATCTATCTGCTTATCATGGTCATGAACTACCTGTTTATTAAGCGCCAGAGTATTCTCTCCCTATTTCGTGTTACTTCTTCTACACAGCAGCGTGTACAGAAGATGTCTGTATGGGAAATCATTATGGGACTGCTCGGCTTAGCTCTCATTATCATTGGCTATTATGTATCCTCTCAGCTCTTCGGAGGTAAATTTACCGAGATGAATCAGCTGATGATCGGGATGCTTTTTATTCTGGCAAGTGTCATTATCGGAACCTATCTGTTCTATAAAGGATCGGTAAGCTTTATTTTTAATCTGATTCGTAAACATCGTAAAGGCTACTTATCGATAAGTGAAGTGCTTTCTCTGTCGTCCATTATGTTCCGGATGAAGTCAAATGCGCTATTACTCACGATTATCACTACCGTGTCGGCGCTTGCGATCGGTCTTCTGTCACTTAGCTATATTTCATATTACTCAGCAGATTCAACAGCTAAGAACAGTGTTCCTAATGACTTTTCATTTTCTACAGTAGAAACGAAGGATAAATTTCTAACAGAGCTTACGAACCAGCAAATTGCATATAAAGAAACGTTTAGAGAGCCGGTTATGCTGAAATTTGATATTTCACATATTTTGATTGGCGACAATACAATTTCTAGTAGTTTAAAAGACAGCTTTGTCATTCCTGTCATTTCAAAATCACAGGCGGGCAGCATAGATGTAAAACCGGGGGAAGTCCAATTCGCAGGTTATACCGGCGCAATCAGCTCATTTATGACGCTGAAAGATAAAGGTGAAGTAACCCTTCTTGGACCAACAAAATCACAGACATTGCAGCTCACTGGCATGAACGAAGAATCTCTGCTCAGTTATTATTACAGCGGCGGAATGCCTACTGCCATCGTTGATGACAGTGTATATGAAGAATTCCGCGAAGAGTATGATTCGGAGTACCAGAGTGAATATAATTCTGCATATTATGGCATCGATATCACCGATCGTTCCAAGCTCTCTGCTGCTAATGATATTTTTCATGCACAAGGGTTTGACTCCCAAAGTTCCTCTCATCTGGGGTTATCTCAGCTGGATATGAAGCTGGCACAGATCGAAAATATGGGTCTGATCATGTTTATTGTCGGATTCTTGGGACTTACATTCCTAATTACTTCCGGATGTATCCTATACTTTAAACAAATGGACGAAAGTGAGGAAGAACGACAAAACTATACGATTTTACGGAAACTCGGGTTCACACAAGGCAATCTGCTTCGCGGCATTCAGTATAAGCAGCTATTTAACTTTGGGATTCCGCTGATGGTAGGACTGTGTCACAGCTATTTTGCGGTAAAATCAGGCTGGTTCTTCTTCGGAACAGAAATGCTCACACCTATGATTCTGGTTATGGTGGTGTATACCGTTCTTTATTCCATCTTTGGCATTCTGTCTGTACTGTATTATAAAAAAGTAATTAAAGAGTCATTATAG
- a CDS encoding MFS transporter, which translates to MELETADTRERLWTKDFLIVFGVNFLLFLCFYLLVVIIPSYAIDEFHVSDGIAALGSSIFVIGALIGRIAAGRLMENVGRRRMLFIGLIFFTILSLCYFFISSITTLLVIRFFHGLAFALASTATGTISASLIPHSRRGEGTGYYGVSIIVASAIGPFLGVLISNNSSVTGNFVLCAVLAVFSLLAGLFLNVPKLTLTAEQKSEMKGFKISNFFEPKAIPIAITILFMGLAYSSILSYLKLYAGQINLTEVVSFFFIVYAVVVILTRPFTGKWFDKHGVNFVMYPAIICFIIAMIMLSQVHSGLILLLSAVFVGLGYGTTQASAQAYAVKKSPVHRMGLATSTFYIFLDLGIGVGPFLLGFLTPFIGYRGMYMVMAGLLVISFFVYYVMVGRKEKAEAQDHTLKVLN; encoded by the coding sequence ATGGAGTTGGAAACTGCAGATACAAGAGAACGATTATGGACAAAAGACTTCCTCATCGTTTTTGGTGTGAACTTCTTATTGTTTTTATGTTTTTATTTGCTTGTCGTTATTATTCCTTCCTATGCGATCGATGAGTTTCATGTCAGTGATGGCATCGCAGCGTTAGGATCTAGTATTTTTGTTATCGGCGCTCTTATTGGTCGTATTGCAGCGGGAAGATTGATGGAGAATGTAGGTCGTAGACGTATGTTATTTATAGGACTTATTTTCTTTACCATCCTTAGCTTGTGTTACTTCTTTATCAGCAGTATAACTACCTTGCTTGTTATTCGTTTCTTTCATGGTTTAGCGTTTGCTTTGGCTTCGACAGCCACAGGTACCATCTCTGCTAGTCTTATACCACACAGCAGAAGAGGGGAAGGGACAGGCTATTACGGGGTAAGTATTATCGTTGCTTCTGCAATCGGGCCCTTCCTCGGTGTATTGATCAGTAATAACAGCTCAGTCACAGGAAACTTTGTATTATGTGCTGTACTTGCTGTATTCTCACTGCTGGCCGGCTTATTCTTGAACGTGCCTAAACTTACGCTGACTGCAGAACAAAAGAGTGAAATGAAAGGCTTTAAAATCTCTAATTTCTTCGAGCCTAAGGCAATACCTATTGCGATCACAATTCTGTTTATGGGGCTTGCCTATTCTAGCATTCTTTCTTACTTAAAACTGTATGCTGGACAGATCAATCTTACAGAAGTCGTCAGTTTCTTCTTCATCGTATATGCGGTTGTTGTTATTCTGACAAGACCGTTCACAGGCAAATGGTTTGATAAACATGGCGTTAACTTTGTAATGTATCCGGCTATTATCTGTTTTATTATTGCTATGATCATGCTTAGTCAGGTTCATTCAGGACTCATCCTCTTACTGTCTGCGGTATTTGTAGGTCTTGGATATGGTACAACCCAGGCAAGTGCACAGGCATATGCAGTGAAAAAATCACCTGTACACCGTATGGGGCTGGCTACCTCTACCTTTTATATCTTCTTAGATCTTGGAATCGGCGTAGGTCCGTTCTTACTTGGGTTCCTGACTCCATTCATTGGATATAGAGGGATGTACATGGTGATGGCAGGACTGCTTGTGATCTCATTCTTCGTGTACTACGTAATGGTAGGCAGAAAAGAGAAGGCAGAAGCGCAGGACCATACACTAAAAGTGCTTAATTAG
- a CDS encoding MarR family winged helix-turn-helix transcriptional regulator: protein MEDHRTFFHKYFLLYRPFVSELNRILANYELHNAQWSIMYYLDMYQTSFSLVELSKHLYVEKPTITRTVMTLLRLGYVEQVPVSDKREKRIQLSEKGKETASQIRLLLDEYEKSIMEGVTPEEQNLVIQVMDQVRNKIIEKR from the coding sequence ATGGAGGACCATAGAACTTTTTTTCATAAATACTTTTTGCTTTATCGTCCCTTTGTCAGTGAGCTGAATCGTATTCTTGCGAATTATGAGCTTCACAACGCCCAGTGGTCTATCATGTATTACCTTGATATGTACCAGACTAGTTTTTCGCTCGTGGAGCTATCCAAACATTTATATGTGGAGAAACCAACGATTACAAGAACGGTAATGACGCTTCTGCGTCTTGGATATGTGGAGCAAGTTCCGGTCAGTGACAAGCGGGAGAAAAGGATCCAGTTATCGGAGAAGGGCAAGGAAACAGCATCGCAAATCCGTCTTCTGCTGGATGAGTATGAGAAGAGCATTATGGAGGGAGTAACGCCTGAGGAACAGAATTTGGTCATTCAGGTGATGGATCAAGTCCGAAACAAAATTATTGAAAAAAGGTGA
- a CDS encoding DoxX family protein, with amino-acid sequence MMKMNIVTTIMRVVFGILFLAHGMDKFNTGLGNVAGWFESIHIPGFMAYIVGPVELIGGILLILGLFTRYVSAILFIILLGAVLTTKLSMGLLNGYELDLSFMLIALYLVFAEVTRWSLDHLIFKKAKTN; translated from the coding sequence ATGATGAAAATGAATATAGTGACTACGATTATGAGAGTTGTGTTCGGTATTTTATTTCTTGCACATGGGATGGACAAGTTCAACACAGGGCTTGGCAATGTAGCTGGATGGTTTGAGAGTATCCATATTCCTGGATTTATGGCTTATATCGTGGGGCCTGTCGAACTTATCGGAGGAATTCTGCTGATCCTCGGTTTGTTTACACGTTATGTGTCCGCTATCTTGTTCATTATTCTGCTTGGAGCCGTACTAACTACTAAGCTCTCTATGGGGCTGCTTAATGGGTACGAGCTTGATCTCTCGTTCATGCTCATTGCTCTGTATCTTGTATTTGCAGAAGTAACACGCTGGTCACTTGATCATTTGATTTTCAAAAAAGCGAAAACGAACTAA
- a CDS encoding helix-turn-helix domain-containing protein — protein sequence MDIGSTIRSIRKRKNITIAQICEMTGLSQGFMSQVETNKTSPSIATLEHIAGALGVPLAYLLLKKEEQMQIIRKEDRKQTSSGPDELKVSHLATTKHGRMMIVEMPPGSSTGEEPHAHEGEEVHLVMKGTILAEQGEDEIVLTEGDSFSWNACTPHKVKNIGEETALIMISVYTDEPKDWTVL from the coding sequence TTGGATATTGGCTCTACCATTCGTTCTATACGTAAACGCAAAAACATTACCATTGCTCAAATATGTGAAATGACAGGTTTATCTCAAGGTTTCATGAGTCAGGTGGAGACGAACAAGACCTCTCCCTCTATTGCTACACTTGAACATATTGCTGGGGCACTGGGGGTTCCTTTAGCTTATTTACTGCTGAAGAAAGAAGAACAGATGCAGATTATTCGCAAGGAAGATCGAAAGCAGACCTCAAGCGGGCCTGATGAGCTGAAAGTATCTCATCTTGCCACCACCAAGCACGGCCGTATGATGATTGTTGAAATGCCGCCTGGATCTTCTACCGGAGAGGAGCCGCACGCTCACGAAGGGGAAGAAGTTCATCTTGTCATGAAGGGAACAATCTTAGCTGAACAAGGAGAAGATGAAATAGTACTAACGGAAGGTGATTCCTTTAGCTGGAATGCCTGTACTCCGCACAAAGTAAAAAATATTGGTGAGGAAACAGCACTCATCATGATCTCGGTATATACAGACGAACCCAAAGATTGGACTGTGCTTTAG